Part of the Paramisgurnus dabryanus chromosome 21, PD_genome_1.1, whole genome shotgun sequence genome, TGGCTCGTAGTTTTGTCACTCTTTGAAGGCGGAAAGAAAGCCGCGCATCATTTGTCCGTGCTCCTCAAGAAGGGAGGGAAATTTCAGTGAACGAGAAATATGAGTCAATGGATGGCGTGAACGAGAACTATTCGTTCACATAAAAGATTCGTTCaaaaagaacgattcgttcacgaACGTAACATCACTAGACAGATTGAGAGTTAGTAAAGAAGCTCATAGCACGGAAGCTCTGTCTCCtggtgtttttattaaatacataaagTGTACAATTGAATGTCGCCGCTCGTCATGCCTACAACAATACTACAAAAAACgcattgttttgtgtgtgtacctttaaatgcaaatgaactaTTGCTCTTCGCTCCCATACGTTACACATACTACAGTACAAAACACACACCCTACCACTGCTGCAACGCTAGAAAATCAAGTCTCAAATGCTAAAGCAGATCGAGCGTTGATGTATACCTAAACTGAGTTTAGTCTTCATCAAAACAGATAGTATTTCTCACATTGTCTAAGCCTTTGATCAATTCTCGAAACGATTTAAGAAAAACAATTAGTTTTAAACGTCTTTGGAGACAGCCGAAACCTAAACCAATCGCACCAGAATCATCGAGCGGAGTCGGATTTCGGCACATTTGTTTAAACTCTTCATGGATTTCGACACAACATTTGTTTAAACTCTTAATGGATTTCGGCACAACATTACACTATGCACTGTGTTTGCTTTTTCTTGAGGTTTAACTTGGGCGATGTCCTGTGCTCAGGGAGCAGAACTTACTggcatgtttattattttttattcataacTACTTAGCAGTAAGTTACTGCTAAGTAGTTAtgaataaaaaagtaaacattttcaaaaatcacTAAGATATGAATAAGCACATGACTGCATTACATTTGTGCTGGGAAACAAGCAGCTGAGAGAAAGATATAGCgattttactcaagtatggtgCACAACCTTCAGGAAATTACAAGTTTTTGACAAACAGTTTTTGACATTAAAGTATCATCCAGTGAAATAGAAACACTTACCATAGCATTAGCCATGTGAAAAGTCCCGCACTAAAAGCTAAAAAGTAACAAAGAATGCAAGGTACGACCAGAGAAGCACTGCTGTTTTCGTGAAACCGTAACTTTATAGGTCCGTCACATAGGCTACTGTACGTAGCGATCACGTGTCTGCCAAGAAAAATGTCAGAAAGTCATGAAAGCTTGATGTTTGTTTACgcaaaaatattataatttataatatatacCCTTAAAAAGTATTCATTCAATGTCAATGTATAAAAATAGTTACGTACACTGCAATCGAAGACACCAGCATGATTTGCCTACAAACAATTCCTCCCAtctatttaattcctctaataAAAACATCTGAGAGGAAACTTTacctgatacagagatacagtaACATATAACCGTActatttagtttagttttaggAAATACTTTAAATCTGTAACCTTTGCATACTAAATTGTGAATGTTAAATTACAAATATTTGTATAAAACGAATAAAGGGTATATTGTTGAGAGTAAAATTAGCATTTCAAACATTTATTATGATGCCCTAGTTTATATTTTATTGGAAAAACAGGTATTTCATTAATAATGTATATATGATCTGTAGAAAAAATATgagttttcataaaaataaactattatcAAGTCATAAAATTATCTAATAACATTATTAGTATTTTAGCATATTTAGTTGCTTATCATTACCAGTGCAACACTATTTGCTGGAACAAATTGCAATTGGTAACATCACTGGTAAGTAAAAAGAAGAATCAGGTAATAGACTTAACAGAAGTTGTTACATTTTGATTTATATACATAAAAGCATGCAATAAACATACAACATACAAGGAGCATATGATACATATATCCTTTGTATCAGTACAAACATGTGTTGCATTGTTAGTTTCTAAGTacatcagtgacttaaaaatattatataataaaaccatTTATCTCTGAGCAGCTGGACAGATCTCTACATTACTGTTTATAACCCGTATTCCATACCAGCCTGCCCAGCTCTTTGTATCCTTTCCTCCGTGAGTAAAACGAATAAACCGAACTCCAGGTCCATAATTCTTAAAGACGTGTGTCATCTGAAATTAAAGCAGTGAGAATAAAAGGtaatattttaaacaaccaTTGCAACCTCAACATTTATAATCAGATCCTTCCACTTTCTAAATGTCTCTCTGGAAAGCGAGTTCTTTTCACAAAGATCTTATATCCTGCTTGATCATCTCTTCTATGTAACCTATACGTAACCAGATCTTCGTCGTATATAGGACATTTTTCTTTCTGCagataaattattatatatatataggacATTTCTCTTTCTGCAGATAAATATCACaattgttttacatttatttaaatatatcatTTAAATGTTATGATTTAACTCACTTGACACCATTGTTGATCATTCCACTGTTCAAAGAAAACTTTTTTAGGCTGAAAGACACTGATGGGTTTCTTTTCCTGATCAAGCAGCTCTACACAGATCTCATAATAACACCCGCAATCCCAGCGTGGGGCATACCTGCACCAAACAACAATACACACCAGACTGAAGGAAATGCCTAGTGTTTGAGAAAAGTGTGTTCAAGTTTTGGGAAAGAGTTGTGTTAAGGCTTTGGTCTTCCtagcaaaacattttaaaaagttgaaagACAGTAGTTATAATTCAGTATGCAATTAAGATTGGAATGGGTATGGAAAATGATGCAAACAAAGAGGCATTTATAAAGTTCAAATTACAAATATTTCAATGGCAGTTAGTTTTTGAGGATTGTTTCATTTGGAGATTTTCAAACCTCAATCTACATTTACTAAGAcaactaaaaatgaaaattgtcttGGAATAGAATACCGAATAGAACTGAAAACTGTTGTGCAGGATAAAAGAGACTTAAAAGGGACTTTGCAAGCACTGTTCTTCTGTCtgaaaagtgattttttttcctactgCAAATGATTTACCAGTCTGATATTTTGATGTCGGGTTGCATTTGATCCATGAAAGCAGGACTGTAACCCTCTTCTTTCAAATTAATCAGCTGTTGCTTTAAACATAACCTGAGGACAAAGATTACAGACAGGTCAAGTTCTGAAATTACGAATCAAGTTCTGAAATTTCAAAGGATCAGAAACATAACTAACATATAAGAGGTGGCAAAGCATTTGTCATTGTTGTCATTTGGAAGGGCTGCAAAATTCTCTTCTACTTTCCAGCGGTGTCCACCATTCTCTACAATCTTCCATCCATTGAATTCATCTAAAAAAATACCAGTTTAAAAGACATTATATGAATTTACCATTGAGCATTAGATCCCCAAAACAGTATTTTgaagcagtgtttctcaaacagTGCCTCAATAATCTATCAATCTATCAATAATCTATCACATTTGGTTATTTTGTAACAATTAacatttagatattttattttatatgaaaaCAGATGAATATAATACATTATAAGaatcattataataatacatttactaataaaacattgattaaacATATAAACTAGTATCACTCTATTTGATTCACAGTACCTGCACTACGCAGATTACAGGTATGTTAACAGTTACGGGCTGTTATCAAGGTCATGACTGACCAATGAGAATCGAATATTGTAGAGAGACTCATGTAATAACAGGAGTAAGTAAATGTATTGTTTATCCCAAACAATGATTGTGTAAGCGTAGGTAGTCTGCCtaggatttaaagggatagttcacactaaaaaatgaaaattctgttatcatttactcactcccatgttgttaaaaacctgcatatttttttgctctgataaacacaaagtcagatattttgagaaatgtttgtaacaacaaaACCGTTTGTgaaccccatttacttccatagtagggaaaacatactatggaagtaaataggGTCCATAAACGGTTGggtacaaacatttcttaaaatatcatcCTTCgtattcatcagaacaaagaaatttaccggtatacaggtttgtaacaaaatgagggtgagtaaatgatgacaaaaattttcatttctcggtgaattatccctttaatataattgcagAACATCCAAGAAAAGAGAAAATTACAAAGGTTATCaacataggggtggtttcccagacagggattagcttaaaccaagACAAggtcttagtttaattaagaaatataactagttttaacaaacatgccttactaaaaacattactgaccTTACAAACTACTGACATTACAAAGGGCactgtattttaagatatgtcagtgcaagttgttttcagtttgaacagctcttattttttatttttagtctaggactagtctaatcacTGTCTGGGAATTCACCCCATAGTTTATAGTGTGGCTCACCCTCAGCTCTGGGATTTTTTAATAAGTTACGTCTTTTCTTAGACAGAAAGTAAAACAGACGCCAGTCCGCCGGGGGTCTGGACGCATCGCAGGGCTTGAATCCCTCTCTCCGACAGCGCTCTTTCCAGTGTGATTGTGAGTCCACCAGCTCCTTCCATTCATGACACACTAAACAACACTTTAATACCACATCCTCTGCAGGCAGATTCAGTAAGATCTCCTCAATCACAGCTGAGTTTAAACCTGGACACTAATTCAAAACAATTGGTTTTGGTTTCAGTATCAATTCCGATGtctaatgcagtggttctcaaactttttcagcgtgcggccccctttGTGTACAGCGCATCCTTTGcgccccccccaaagaaaatttatgacaaaaaacagttctaaaacttcacattttaattaaacaaaacattaaattatacaaagtagtgctgccttttttatttttttaggttcaatttcacagaattcatgataaattaatgtattttataaaaatgtcataaaactggggcccccaggcaccatctcgcggccccggaccgagtttgagaaccactggtctaatgTAAAAGAAATCAAGTGACACAAAAAATGTCAACTTACTGCATCTGATTCGAGTTTAAACAACTTCTTAGACACATCATTTTGATCAGAATTATCCATTCTTCTTTTCTCATACATTGG contains:
- the LOC135775708 gene encoding F-box only protein 44-like, whose product is MYEKRRMDNSDQNDVSKKLFKLESDACPGLNSAVIEEILLNLPAEDVVLKCCLVCHEWKELVDSQSHWKERCRREGFKPCDASRPPADWRLFYFLSKKRRNLLKNPRAEDEFNGWKIVENGGHRWKVEENFAALPNDNNDKCFATSYMLCLKQQLINLKEEGYSPAFMDQMQPDIKISDWYAPRWDCGCYYEICVELLDQEKKPISVFQPKKVFFEQWNDQQWCQMTHVFKNYGPGVRFIRFTHGGKDTKSWAGWYGIRVINSNVEICPAAQR